TGAGGCTGAACAAGCCTGGAGGGTTTGCGGCAGCAGGAGGCCCCGGGCCCCCGGGAAGCAGCCTGAGCTCACCAAGCACCAGGCTGCAGAACAGAGCATGAGAAGGAAACAGCTTTAAACAGGGAGACATCGCTCTAGATCAGACACGTTACATTGTGTCTAAAAAGAACTCATGGGTCATCTTAGTGATCAGGGTCAGGAGTGCCTTCGTGGGGCTGAATCCCGAGGTTTCCAGGGATGGGGGACTCGCCTCTGATGTGGCGCTGGTGGTGGTTACACACGTGTTTGTTTCTGCTGTCACTCGTGGCTGACTTAGCTCTTCGTTAATGTCACTTGTCAACCCATTTGTTAATTGGATGGCTATACTGTGTGGTGtcattcttttaagaattttgcttGCACCCCCGGAACATCATCAATTGATAGCTTTTAGTATTTGCGTGGTAGTGGCAGCAATCGTGGTTACctcacacattgtaactggctacTGATCCTGACCGCGCTGGgcaatttgtaaaattaaaaaaaaaacaaacaaaccccaaatctAAGTATAATTGCATAGTTTTCTCTTAGGATAGGTCTAACAAATATGAATATCCAGTGGTCTTGGTAAAAGGcctaacttaaaaaattatttctacacAGTGCACGAAATTCAAACTCAGTGAAAAATCATTAagctttattgctttataataattCCTACATTCTTTACAACCACCATTTCTCTGATATAACATTCGAGGATGTTTTGTCTCAAGAAGTCAGTTttccaagttaaaaataaaaattgtcttcCAAGAATGTATCCAGCTAAGAAGAGATGATTTTACCCCATACCGCATGGTACAGCTTTATTGTGGACTCAGATGGGtaaaatgaccttttaaaaatattttctgggtgAATCTAGTCTGTAAGAAGGTACGCAAGAATTTCAGAAAAGGACAGAGAACTGTTTTTGATTGACCATGGTTTTGACAAGAACAGCAAAATGCAATGCTTAATTTGGCACTTTTTTATATAATcatatttgtcaattttgtcatatcataaaatttcaaaagccAAAGTATAAATGAGTTGCCTCAGATACAGGGGAGTAAGAGATGTACTGGTCCACTTCAAACGCCAAAATTTACCAGCAAAAAGCAAATGATagtgtgactttttaaaatttttttgaactcaTTTACCATTTTGTATGTGGCTTGATTTTAATCTATATGGCTActtttcacttgctttttctGACTGCGGTGATGACCTAACTAACTCATGGATCAGACCTCCAGAGGCAGTCGGGACATTTCCCACACAGGAACACTACAAACATTGTCAATAATGGGACCACCAGGCTTCCTGAGGCGTTCTAGGGCTAACACTTCAAAATCTTAGCAATTCAGCCAAATTAGTCCATCTTTTTCTGAGAATCTGGGCGTGGGAAAAAGTAGGGAGGTCAATTGGGTAAAAAATGTGAGAACAAAGATCGTGAATGCAGTGGCAGAAAAGGTGACAATCTGTAGAGCTTGAAAGAAGTCACAtaactgggacatgatgctgtgcatccgaaatggacacactgtaactgactagacctcaataataaaaaaaaaaaaaaaaagccagtgcaCCCAaggctcatagcagcactatttatagtagccaagacatggaaacaacctaaatgcccatagacagatgactggataaagaagtaatggtatatttatacaatggaatacttactcagccataaaaaagaatataatgccatttgtagcaacatggatagacctagagattatcatactaagtaaagtaagtcagaaagaacaTTACCatgtatcacttatttgtggaatctaaaaaaaaaagatacaaatgaacttatttacaaaacagactcacagacaggaaacaaacttatggttactgaagaggggaaagaaggtgaaagggataaattagggttgagatttgcagatactaactactatataaaaaatagagaataagtttcttctgtacagcatagggaactatattcaatatcttgtagtaatctataatgaagaatatgaaaacaaacgtatgtatgtacatgtatgactgggacatgatgctgtgcaccagaaatggacacaatactgtaaattgactatacttcaatagaaaaaaaaaaaaaaagtagtccgTGCAGGTGTCTCAGGCAGTGGCTTTTGCACTCTGCAGCTGGTCCTGCACAGAGCACTCTGGAATACCTCCAGCTCTCGAGAATTGTGGGCACCTGACCCTGGTACTGGGCAGGATTCTCTAAGCCTCCTCCATGGAGGCCcccaaaatactaaaataaagtTGCAGCGAAACCCtgcatattttcattataattactAAGAGACAGGGAATTACCAATGCGAATGTAGGGAGACAGCTGAAAAATTATAACTAGAATTAGCAACTGATTCCACAAACAGACTCGCAGGTGTGACACTCAGCTGTGCAGGAGTTCGCGGCGATAGTTTGCATGAACTGAATCAGAGGTTCTGTAgtttttgagttgcatttccccCTCCATGAAAGCctcattccttcttttttcttctctgggaaattctctttttctccagtCCTTTATTTTACCTGTCCCTGGCCTCCTGCAAGACAGGCTCCAGTCCCCCATGAAACTCCAATGATGATTTTTATCTCCCAAACAGAAAGGGTTGGTACCAGTCTTTCATTTTTAGAGTCAGAGAATGGTCAAGGAAACTTGCTGAATTTGTGTCTgtagtatttattaaaatttgtgtttGGCGAATTATTCTCAATGCCATAACATGAACGTAGGACTTTAAGTGAACTCtaagtagtttaaaaaatgaattaggaaaatacctttaaaaaagtagaaaatattatgtttattaataattattctttCTTGTTAAAAAACATTGAGTTTACagggtattatttttaatgattatttttactttataaactAGACACTATCTAACATAAGGAATATGACAAAATATCATTACTGTAGCagaaattatttgatttaattcaGAACTGCTTGATTTTTTTGAATGGATAGATGGGGTTTTGAAAAAAGTAAGAATCTGGTCCTCAAAACAAAATTCAGTCAATGTTAGTATACAAAGCTCCAGTTACTTATGGGGCTTTAATAATAAAGTACCCTATGTGTGGAAACATCATAAAGGATTTTAGCATATAGTTTCAGACGGTGCTCTAGTTAACAtagacttcaaaaaaaatgacacttttttttggtattgtgttttcatgaaattttctcatttatcatcTAATCCATctgttttaaaatgcacaaagtaCTTACAAGATTAATGTGAGCCATTTCCAATGATTCTGCAGGCTAAAATTAAATTTACCTCACACAGTTCACCCCGCATTATGTAATTTTGAGACAAAAAGCATGAAATTATGATACGATGTATTTGAATGAGTGTGCCTGTCAAAATAGGTTTTTCACTAAGTTATATGCACTCTTTTCCACGTAAAAGACAATGATGAGATtactaaaagataaaaaatgtcTTCTTATGCTGATCTAATTGGCATTAATGGACGTAGATAACTTactaatattttgtgttttaggTAGAGAGGGATCCAATCATAATTTTTTCTATTAATCTGTCAAGTTGATTTACTCTGGGTTAAATTATATAGCCCGAAATACAAAACTTTAATGAAGAATCAGAATTGGTGTTAACTGGATTGAAATATACCTGCCCCAGCTCGGCCACCAACCTGTGTGATATTCGAAAAGTCAgttaaccactctgagcctcccGTCCCTCATCCataaaaacattattctgtaaTATTCAGGTTTATCTTTTCCAGTAACgtgtaatatattaaaaataaaacctcataaGAAGATAGAACAAAGGACTTCTATGAAAACTGAATAGGTAAGGCATTattccagagagagagaactctAAATCCAAGGACCAATGCACCTGCTGACCGATGCCTGGAATTCTTTAGAGAGTTAAACTTTTCATTACATCATACACAGGGGGGAAAAACAGCTACCCGAGCCCACTGACCCCCTCATCCACACTAAGAGACTAACAATAAATCGAGTTCTTCAGAAGAGGCTTGGAGAGAAGCAGAGCTCTGTTGGTTTAGTTGGACTGAAAGGCCGTTTTCTGTTTCCTGTGATCGCTCTCTCGGcttctgccacacacacacacacacactccactgaGATCACCAGAATCTTATGACTCTTTCTTAAACAGAATTTATGACCAGCTTATTTTCATATCCTGTAAACACTTATttgacttctctctctcctccccaacacactgTAAGTTTCATGTTTACGCTGCGTTGGCCTGAGCATGAGAGAGCGCAGGGACCACACGTAGTGGGGTTCTctataaatattgtttaaataaaaaaagcaaaggagagaaagaataagtTTCGGGATATTTAAGTGCCTTGAAGAAAAGGCATCTTAGTGGGTTTGAGGGTTGGGGGGACGTTGAAAATAAATGGCTGAGATTCCCAAAGACCTTGACAATTTCATCAAAATCTGGCCTCCAATATTTAACGTTTGTTagcatattctttgttttttaattttttttttttcctgctagaaTGTCTGTTCCATAAGGGAAGGAACCTCTTCTaggttcagttttctctttaagtACCCGaaacggtgcctggcacagaacagacaCCTGATgaaacatctgttgaatgaatgcatgaatggataaatgattcTGGCTTGAGTTTTCCAATGAGTTTACCACCTTAAAAGAAATCTGTCATCTTTAGTGTTCACAGAAGGAAAGACTGGTTAAGGAATACCTACTTTTCATTGCTGTTACGCTTCCAAGATACAGGCTACAGAGGTTTTCTTGATTCTATTGGAAATACTCCAGAAGTTAATTAATTACACAGTAATTATAATTTGAAGCTCTCGTACCTTTCTTTGGAGGACTCTTAAATACTATGAGatcaataatttaaaacacaCTTTCTTCTCGTAAATAATCttcttaattttcaaatgcacagtatttttatggaaattaaaCCACTTGTTTCTCATTCACTTACACTTGTGGTGTTCCATCACAATTTTAGTGAGACGTGTGATATTTAAAAGCCTTCTTTAAGACAAACGTGGGCTTCTTCCGAGCAACCAATAAAGGAGTTTTCTAAGAAAGCGACACATGGACTAGCCAGCCACTTCCAGGTAGGTTCAAAAGCACAATTTTTGAGCAAgtttaataattcaaaaatgaaaaagtatatgctGTCTAATGGATACTCACTGGAGTTTATCTAACTTAATAACCTCAAGAAGCAAAGATACACCTTAAAAGTGGGGTCAGATTTAGTAAATCATCTAATGAATTGAACACTGGTAAGACCAAAAGGAAACtgtgagagagggaaggagaggaaaaatctTAGAAAGTAGAGGAATGTAAGTAAAAGCAGGACTTTCCTTCTTCTGTAATTTGGGCTGCTAGGAAATCAATATTGTGAGAGTTTGCTTCATTTTTGGCCAGCCAGAACATTTCTCGTCATACGCCTGGTCACGTGTAATACACATGGACATGATCAGGTGACCGGGCCCTTGTGATTTACGTGGTGGTGTCCATATCACTTATGTAAAGTTTCATGTAAAGACtatgaacatgaatatatgtatatatacgcacGACTGGGACACGAAGCTGTACATcagcaattgacacattgtaactgactatacttcaattaaaaaatgcataattAGCCTTAAAAATACAGGTGTAAGCTAAACTATAGGTTGCTAAACAATCTTGTTTGCAAGGGGCATAAGCAAGCATTTGACTTAGAGCACAGTACAGTAGGACCCTACATGTAATGTCATCATATGCGTCTTATTTCATATTCCTAAGTCTAAGAGCTATTGCATAGATCAAGCAAGGTAATTACTAGTGGAAAATAAATGGATTGGCTAGAAAGCCCATCTCTTCTCTGCAAAGGGAATGGGTGACTCTCAAGTCTTTCCCTGCCACTTTCGTGTGCCAGAAGTGTGTTTGAAGCTATGTACTGAAAATCTTACCTAATTCAGCATGCCCTAAAAGAACTGTATGACCCTGATCTggaatttattcattctcttacACATACTAATTCAACTTAAGGACATCGCCTCCTACCTAGCCATCTAGCCTGAAATCAGCTAGGGTTAAATTTGACCTGTGCAGTCTCCCgtatcttctttatttctcttcctcaatttctctcttccatctcctcCTGGTTTATACCATAAACGCCAACAGTCTTGTAAGTGTGACTTTGAACATGCTCATATAAACATCTTTGTATTTTATGTGTAGGTCAGTGCCTTTGAAAATACTGGCTACAATGGACGTCAGCAGATGTGGacagaaatatatatgtggtATCCATCCATCGGTTCATGCCAGGTATAATACAAACTATTCCTTGAAGTAAACATCGTATATGCATCTCAGAAAGTTAGAGAAATAATTTTGGAATGTGACATGAGCAGCTAAGGATTTATGCGTGTAGTGTAACACAAACTTAGCATTATAATGATTTTTTAGTATTGACTGAAAAATCCCTGAGCTacaagacagaagagagaaaaggcttCGTAGGAAAGTAAGAATCGATTTTTAATATACACCACTGTTATGCAGAAATGGTTCTAATGTGTATTGATTAAAAACCCTTTCAGGGTAACTCTCTGATAAAAGGACTGTCTTCTGAATAGACTTTATCAGATTACTGTTCAGAGCTCAACGTTGATAATTAAGCTGATTTCCTTTGTGCTGAATGAGAATTAAAAAGCCAGGAACATGTGCATGGATTTATCCTCTTCCTTGCAATGTGCTTTCAGATTCCCCAGCTTGTCCCTAACTTCCGCGATGTCCAATGGAGTGACACCTCTGTTAAGTGGTGTAGAAATGGACAAGCAtcatgctcattaaaaaaaaaaaaaaaaaagatattctatgtaAACAATGCGATGCCAGCTGGAAGGTAAGGTTTGTTTTCTCTGCTGACGATCTGGTTTTGATGTCACTTCTCAAGTGTGGTTTTCAGAGTCCGCTGAACTTGAAGAATTACTGTAAGATACAATGACCTGACTTGGCTTCAGCCAGATCATAGATCATTAAGCTACGCATCAATAATTCTATTCTGTTGGTTCAGTTTACTACATTTTACACTCGACTCATTTGGCAACACAGTAAGGCCCTAGTACCGCTACAGATCATGCATATTTCATGAGCCACTGAGTAATGATGACGGAGCCAATTTTCCTCCCACGTTCCATCAATATTTGAGGGGAAACAGGCTTCTCAAACACTGCAGGAAACAGAACCCCAGGATCGCACTTGAGCACATGTTCAGGCTCCTCTGAAAGATGTTGGGGAGACTTCTGGCCCAAACCACAACCTTGCAGCCTCCTTcggagaggaggaggaacagcCTTTATCTGAAAGATACGCTGTCAGATGTGGTATCATTTTCATAAAATCCTGGGTGAAATGAAGGTAGTTTGAAAGACCAATTCTGACTAATTAGATTTACTAAGTGGTGTGGTTGTATCAGGCTAGATCATGAGAACCGTATCTCCAAAGAATCTCAATTTAGCATCTCTAGACATTTCATCACAAAATTGAAAGTATTAACATTTGCTTGTCTTTTGTTGAGAGTTAATCAAATAAATGACCATTACTTATTATCTCTGCATGTAAAACTGCTATCTAAGGCATGAGGTTGGGAGATAACATTAGACCATTATGCTTTCTTCCCCCCAGAATatagcagcaaaaagaaaagttCTCCCTGGCCgctgatttatttccttttatcagAGAATGAATCAACAGaatccttttgttttttctttttaaccatttgaCCTTGGCTTCTAAAACACCCAAGACAAAGCTTTAATACTCCAGTCCAGTAAACAACTCAACTCAGAGACAGCTTCAGGTTTTAAAACACTTCTTTCCTCTGCTGTCTGACGTGGGTTCCTTTTTGCCGAACGGTCTTTCTGAGCGTGTCTTTAGTTCTAAGAGTAGGCAAGGTAGAAACCCTTCTTACTCACGCTCCTTGAGGATGAAGGGGGCGATCTGTTTTTTATTCAAGTATCAGTATCAAAGGAAAGCGATTTGCTGGTAGAAAATTAGGTCACAGGAAGTAGAGGAACTAAACTTGTTCAGCTGTCAGACTGTACAAAAGTTTCCCAAATGTGTTTTTATACGGTCTGAGAAAACTGCCTACATCACAGTGAAAGTAAAGGATGCTACTTTACTTTGCCTAACAAGATCTACtaagttttcagctttttaagaaGGTAAAGACGAtgggtatatatacacacatatagcCTTTGCCAATAATGATCAGTCATGGCCAACAATTGCATAAACATACCGCAAACACTGCATTCTGAGGTTCACAGTGGACAAACACCATCCTGCCAAAGCCTTTCCAAATTTCCCagaaagtgggagagagaggagggaacaaATACACCAGGTGAATAACGCAGTTTGTCTGCCTGAGCTCATCTATAACTGAAAAGCACTGTGAATTCTACCTTAGGAACACAAAAGAATTTTTCCCTAGGTTGGATCGTCAGTGACAAGATTTAATAATCCGGTAGACAGAGACAAATTTGGTATCAGCCTCAACTGCCCTTAAATGTCAGGCTTGAATTTCAAGTCCTTGTCTAACAGAAGCTGGATGCTTGCAGTGTCTTAATATTTGCCAATGCGGAAATAGCCTAGGAAGTGTAGTCTATCAACACATATTTAATTAGAACTTGAGTAATGCAAGGAATtacagggaaagggaaagggaaagctATTGTGAATTACATGTGATAACCTCTCAAATAGTAAAATTATACtccagtggggaaaaaagcacTAGTCAAATGCCCCAGAATAATATACTTATCTTTGTACATCTAACTAACTCTTATCAACCTACCCATCCatctataatagaaaagaacgaatctgttcctttggctctaaccctgtgccctgttttctaggcttagtcatgctggctctgtaccttttgtaaaacaaggttgcctagagcctgaaatagacaggagagcctgttctcaagacTCTgccctttaaggatattaacacttttgcactcacATAAaggtaacaagttgcagaatagaaaataacatttgttttgttggaattTCACAGgggcctgaattctgacttggagaagatgggtCTCCAGGCCATTATTCAGAAAGACCTCAACCAGAGAAGAGGGCAGAATAAAGTTCCTATTTCTTGCCCAAAAACCTTGTCTCCCAAATCACCTGCCTGGCATGCAGCGAGCAGAACGTGCTTGGACACGGTAAGACGTCCACCATCTACCTCCCTAcccatccttctttctctccttccttcctcaccatccatccacccatctgtcttcctctggccacccacccttccatccatccgTCTATGAATGCTTGTACCTACCCATCCATTCACCtacctttcttcccctcttctttctttctctgacctgTATACTGACACGTGCATCCATCCATCTACATACTTACTATGTATTTTGTCAGAATACCCAGGTTAAGTTGTTTTTTTAGTGTGAATAATAACATCCCTGCGAAAAAGATTCCTAAGAGGACACTTTAAGATTTTTGTATTGTACGATGGTGGTGTTGGAAAACGCTCCTCACCAAGTGATTTCACTGCAGGAAAACAAACCACAAGGAACAAAACACCACCTCCTGGAGACATAGAAAGTTGTGCTATTTTTTTCTGAGTGCCAGCCCTCTCACATCATCATCTGAACAACTTACCAGACTGTCACATGTGAGACACTAAGTACTACTCTCAGAGAACTGGGCCTGAGTTACGTTACCAACGTGCATGAAGTGCAGTAATTATTTTATGACAGCCAAGTGATCAGAGCTCACGAAGGGGCGCATCTGGCGTTAGGTTTGCCCAGAGATGTGAGCAGATGTCTAGAAGATTAAGTGACATCTTTTCACACCTGTTGAAAGTAACACCAAAGCCAGGCTCAGGTCAGACGGGGCATTAGAGGCACCAATGAACAGGTGTCCTTGCCCTCTCAGATGCTCACCCAATGCAACATGTGATGTATAGACCAAA
This Camelus ferus isolate YT-003-E chromosome 17, BCGSAC_Cfer_1.0, whole genome shotgun sequence DNA region includes the following protein-coding sequences:
- the LOC116657289 gene encoding uncharacterized protein LOC116657289 isoform X3 translates to MLKSHDLLHRLSPHSKNKGTALGEVSSSGGCFGKSGRTTLTEGSASSHFCLLLPLTRHLCPQLVYLQGPEMASEQGGAPGERSPWNLRAALGRSKEVLMLLAWDPTVRTGDRDLKTPSQLLGPEPVSAFENTGYNGRQQMWTEIYMWYPSIGSCQIPQLVPNFRDVQWSDTSVKWCRNGQASCSLKKKKKKIFYVNNAMPAGRGLNSDLEKMGLQAIIQKDLNQRRGQNKVPISCPKTLSPKSPAWHAASRTCLDTENKPQGTKHHLLET
- the LOC116657289 gene encoding uncharacterized protein LOC116657289 isoform X4; the protein is MLKSHDLLHRLSPHSKNKGTALGEVSSSGGCFGKSGRTTLTEGSASSHFCLLLPLTRHLCPQLVYLQGPEMASEQGGAPGERSPWNLRAALGRSKEVLMLLAWDPTVRTGDRDLKTPSQLLGPEPVSAFENTGYNGRQQMWTEIYMWYPSIGSCQIPQLVPNFRDVQWSDTSVKWCRNGQASCSLKKKKKKIFYVNNAMPAGRGLNSDLEKMGLQAIIQKDLNQRRGQNKVPISCPKTLSPKSPAWHAASRTCLDTPC
- the LOC116657289 gene encoding uncharacterized protein LOC116657289 isoform X5 — protein: MASEQGGAPGERSPWNLRAALGRSKEVLMLLAWDPTVRTGDRDLKTPSQLLGPEPVSAFENTGYNGRQQMWTEIYMWYPSIGSCQIPQLVPNFRDVQWSDTSVKWCRNGQASCSLKKKKKKIFYVNNAMPAGRGLNSDLEKMGLQAIIQKDLNQRRGQNKVPISCPKTLSPKSPAWHAASRTCLDTVRRPPSTSLPILLSLLPSSPSIHPSVFLWPPTLPSIRL
- the LOC116657289 gene encoding uncharacterized protein LOC116657289 isoform X1 → MLKSHDLLHRLSPHSKNKGTALGEVSSSGGCFGKSGRTTLTEGSASSHFCLLLPLTRHLCPQLVYLQGPEMASEQGGAPGERSPWNLRAALGRSKEVLMLLAWDPTVRTGDRDLKTPSQLLGPEPVSAFENTGYNGRQQMWTEIYMWYPSIGSCQIPQLVPNFRDVQWSDTSVKWCRNGQASCSLKKKKKKIFYVNNAMPAGRGLNSDLEKMGLQAIIQKDLNQRRGQNKVPISCPKTLSPKSPAWHAASRTCLDTVRRPPSTSLPILLSLLPSSPSIHPSVFLWPPTLPSIRL